A genomic stretch from Arachis stenosperma cultivar V10309 chromosome 3, arast.V10309.gnm1.PFL2, whole genome shotgun sequence includes:
- the LOC130967387 gene encoding protein POLLEN DEFECTIVE IN GUIDANCE 1-like, which translates to MRYRGGGVIGGLPPQSQPQRRKKRKHKPAHPESVTFDSVNGSNHDFEVNTSQLLAEVTTDEMPTTSATEQSTATAASGHGFSYGELRCRILNGGATCAVSALDDGNAKELSSVTSAEVENSQKELVLSGGGNVARSDTVELNRVLLVHGSDSDKSPVTYFLKELYNGNSLRGTTTLGDEKGRERVYDTIFRLPWRCELLIDVGFFVCFNSFLSLLTVMPTRIAITIWRLLRARKFKRPSTVELSDFGCFLMMVCGVILLQQIDISLIYHMIRGQSTIKLYVIYNVLEIFDKLCQHFNGDVMRMLFHSAEGLAKFHPEMESTRFWIWRFISDQVVAIVASIVHSCILLVQAITLSACMVAHNNALPAMLVSNNFAEIKSYVFKGYNKDNVRSLVYFDSIERFHISALILFVLAQNILEAEGSWLGSFLINILLVFLCEMAIDIIKHSFIAKFNNIKPIAFSEFLEALCKQTLNIETEDAKKNLTFVPIAPACVVIRVLTPVYAANLPYNPLPWRLFWIMLFSAMTYIMLTSLKVLIGMILHKHATWYINRCERRKLHAD; encoded by the exons ATGAGGTACCGAGGCGGCGGCGTCATTGGAGGGTTACCGCCGCAATCCCAACCGCAGCGTAGGAAGAAGCGGAAGCACAAGCCCGCTCACCCTGAATCCGTTACTTTTGATTCCGTTAACGGTTCTAACCATGACTTCGAAGTCAACACCAGTCAACTACTCGCTGAGGTCACAACTGACGAGATGCCTACCACTTCCGCCACGGAACAAAGTACAGCCACTGCTGCCAGCGGCCACGGTTTCAGCTACGGCGAACTGCGGTGTAGAATCCTTAACGGCGGGGCTACATGTGCGGTTTCGGCGCTTGATGACGGTAACGCCAAGGAACTTAGTTCGGTAACTTCGGCAGAGGTTGAGAATTCGCAGAAAGAACTGGTCCTGAGTGGCGGTGGTAATGTTGCCAGATCTGACACCGTGGAGTTGAATCGTGTTTTGCTGGTTCATGGTTCTGATT CGGATAAGTCACCTGTAACATACTTCCTGAAGGAACTGTACAATGGAAATTCTTTGAGGGGCACAACTACTCTTGGCGAcgaaaagggaagagaaagagttTATGACACTATCTTTCGATTGCCGTGGAGATGTGAATTG CTTATAGATGTTGGCTTCTTTGTCTGCTTCAATTCTTTTTTGTCATTGTTAACTGTGATGCCGACAAGGATTGCTATCACCATTTGGAGACTTCTAAGAGCAAG GAAGTTCAAGAGGCCATCTACTGTTGAGTTGTCGGATTTTGGCTGTTTTCTTATGATGGTATGTGGAGTCATTCTTTTGCAGCAAATAG ATATCAGCTTAATATATCATATGATCCGAGGTCAATCAACCATCAAATTGTATGTGATCTACAATGTATTAGAG ATATTTGATAAATTATGTCAGCATTTTAATGGGGATGTAATGAGAATGTTATTTCATTCAGCTGAAGGACTAGCAAAATTTCACCCAGAGATGGAAAGTACGAGATTCTGGATTTGGAGATTCATTTCTGACCAAGTTGTAGCTATTGTTGCTTCAA TTGTTCATTCTTGTATCCTGTTAGTTCAAGCAATCACTTTATCAGCCTGTATGGTTGCTCACAATAATGCATTGCCAGCTATGCTTGTGTCAAATAATTTTGCCGAGATCAAAAGCTATGTGTTCAAGGGTTATAATAAGGATAATGTTCGCAGTTTGGTGTACTTCG ATTCCATAGAGAGATTCCACATATCAGCACTTATCTTATTCGTTTTGGCTCAAAATATTCTGGAAGCAGAAGGCTCTTGGTTAGGAAGTTTTCTCATT AATATCCTCTTGGTTTTTCTATGTGAAATGGCTATTGATATTATCAAGCATTCGTTCATTGCTAAATTTAATAACATTAAGCCCATTGCATTCTCTGAGTTCCTTGAAGCCTTGTGTAAGCAG acACTAAATATAGAAACTGAGGATGCAAAGAAAAACCTAACTTTTGTCCCTATTGCTCCAGCATGTGTG GTCATTCGAGTTCTGACTCCAGTATATGCTGCTAACCTTCCTTACAACCCCCTTCCTTGGAGGCTTTTCTGGATTATGCTGTTTTCAGCAATGACCTACATTATGCTCACAAGCCTCAAGGTTCTAATTGGCATGATTCTTCATAAACATGCCACTTGGTACATTAATCGCTGCGAAAGGAGGAAACTTCATGCAGATTAA